The genomic stretch aataataataatatacatttttttagcTGTTACTATTTTCAGAgtgaagaaagaaataaaatgtggaCCCAGTGTTACAGAAATCATACAGGAATCAATACCAATAGAAAGtttgaataagtttttaaaGTATGATACATTTAgtggaaaactcaattttaggtATTTAGCTTATCATATCAGatacaaatcaaaaacatatttcaatgtttattcaatttattttgtttttatagggTAATTAAATGTACTGGAAGCAATCATAGATGAAAATATGTGGAGGAATATTATTGAGATGGGGCTATTTAAggtaaaatctaattttataagtaataacttttataataaagcTTCttacaacaaattttgttatttagagTGTTGAACAAGGTATTGTAATGTTTTGACGAAGAGGATTTAAGAATAGATGAGCCTTGGAAATCTTTAATTCGCTACAAAgttaatgataaatatttcaagaagCACATGACAATAACCTATCGCCACTCacagatgaaaataaaaattgacgatttgaattaaaaacttAGAAATGTGCAAGCCGAGAATTTTGAAagcatattaaaaattttgtctgGAGTTCTTGTAATACCCAACAagtaaaatagagaaataaataaataaacgttttaattgaataaaaaataagaatgtgaaggttataatatattttgttaattactacataattaaatataatatttcttagAATCCACACAGTATAAACGTGTCAAAACAAAACTCGATATGGGTTTAGTTTTTTTAACTCGCTAGTTAagaattttttgtcaatcatAAACCTGAAAAATGTTGATTGAGGTGGACAAGGTATTCATGTATACAATAGCAGTAATATTTATACTTAGTATTTATTTCCGGTACataacataaaatcaaaattctaaaaaaaacatcaaatcaaTTAACAACTCGGCCACGTTCTTCTCTCACTCAGTCTTTGACCAGTCACGTCATCCGTCATGTATTGAGTCAGTTTTTAGCGTAACTCAACAAAAAAGTGtgaagtaaaataaatatttcagaatAATATGGAATTTTATTGTAACATATgtgtaaattaattaaaattttgagttattttcaGTCTTCTATTAATTCCAAATAGCAtagagaataaataaattttcatcattattaatttaaatgaaaagtgCTGCAACAATTGAAGTTTTGTTCtcaatttagaatttttttcttatacatATATCGTACAGCACCTGACAAGAAGTAACAACcccataaaatatttttaatttattttttttaccgctcactaaataaatatatcgaaaactaaaaaaagacTTGATTTTATACAGCCACCacattctatttaaatttagCGGGCTCCGTGTACAATTGGCGCGACTTTCTGATTGGCCTGGAGTGAGTTTAGCGTAtgctcaaattatttttgtttgatgtgcttaatgtcaaaattgtcaacctaaataagaaattagtttttaaataagttataaCTGTTAAGCTgttacaaatcaaataaatttttaacaatgtcTGAGCGTAAAGTGTTGAACAAATATTATCCACCAGATTTTGATCCATCGAAAATTCCACGCATGAAATTGCCAAAAAATCGACAATACACAGTTCGTCTTATGGCTCCCTTTAATATGCGATGTGCCACTTGTGGAGAATATATTTACAAAGGAAAAAAGTTCAATGCCAGGAAAGAAGATGTGGAAAACCAAGATTACTTAGGAATTAGAATATACagattttatattaaatgtaCTAGATGTTTACaagaaatttcattcaaaacagaTCCAAAAAATACAGATTATGAAATTGAAGCAGGTGCAACAAGAAATTTTATGGCATTAAAGTTGGCAGAAGAGCAAGCATTGAGAGAAGAAGAGGAAGCAAAGGAGGAAGAAGCCAGCAATCCAATGAAACTTTTAGAAAACAGAACTAAGCAgtctaaaaatgaaattgaattattagaGTCTTTAGAAGAGTTGAAAGATTTGAATAAAAGGCAACAAGTTGTTGATTATGATACTATGCTCTTAGCATATGATACCACAATAAGTGAGAGAGAACGGGAAGAACGTTTACAACAGTTAGATGAAGAATATATAAAGTCagtgaaattttctaattctaAAAGGAAATTAGttgtagaagaagaaattattgaagatgATCAATTAGAAGCAAAAGTGTCTAAAACCATTGAAAATGAGAAGGAAAGAACCAATTCAAGTATTTCATGTACTTGGGCCAAAAATGGATCAAATGCCAGTTCTTTGgtgaagaaaaaatcattaatggGCTTAATTAAAATTGGCAAAAATGGAGAAGCTGTACAAGAGTCAAAACTTGAAAAAGATTATAAGCAAAAATCTACAAAAGACTCTATTGGAGGTGGACTTTCTTTGCTATCCACTTATTCTGACAGTGAAAATAGTGATGATGTTGATGTTTAACTATCAAAATAAGaacaatattgaattacaagaaTGTGTAGAAAACTAGTACTAATTTCACTCACCATTATatttaacatcaaaaatatttgtaaaaagtGCTCAAAACTAGAAACTGagttcaaatattcaatttactccatttatattgaaaaaaatgtattattttttatttccaataaccATCATTCAATCATTCAATGTGTACAAATTAgtgaaatataacaaaacttattttcattgtatttattcaaaatgtcCAAATCGGAACTGTATATTTTTGGACCCAAAACAAAATATGGTAGGTATAATCTAAcatgttttttacaaaatctaGTTTCACaatttatctatgaaaattgaatgttttatggTATGAAGTTTAACAATGCTAGTTTCAATTGcttgtattcaaataaataactacTTCTCATTTGGACTGAACCGaactcaataattttaaaaagaattctATTCTATGAAAAAGTTAACTCTCATTTAATCTATAGATTGGCATGAGTACGATATCCGTGGCGCCTAGATTTGActatgccattttgtaaatcgacccaaaataactctaaaataaagaataaaattttttgatatctcgcttcgttttcaagatatcgatacttgaagttggaaaaatttatttttatttaatatttgtatatgttaCAGACCACTTATGAAAAATAGACCATATATAAAAGGACTAGTCCGTATAGAAAAGGACTGAGGTTATTAGTCTATATGTGTAAAAAGTTTGTCTTTTAATGAACTGTCTAGTTCCTTTCTAAAAGGTCTAGTCTATTTATATACGGCCCAGCTGCACCTACGCCATATGTATATTTCTGAGATATTTAAACAATTCTTTATAAACAACATCAAATTCATGTATTTATCATTTGTtaagttatattcatcacagtgatgaaaattatcaaaaatagctcattttgctataaaaatctgtctttttcaatataattttggagtatcggggtaaataatacaaaaattaaataaaaaatcttttgtttattgaaatcaaattcatattgaatttgaagtgataaaatattcatttgaaacgacGTATTGAACGCCAAAtgttcaataaagcgaattttgaactaacgtttgattataactttaagtatcgatatcttgAAAACGAAgagagatatcaaaaaatttcattctttattttcgatttacttTGGCCTAATTAAGCCAAATCCGCTGTTAAATTGcggcgccacggaaatcgtactttCCCCCATAGATTaatgttgtttataaaaatttcaatgaattttaattttattgaaaaatttgttctcCAAATgtgtaacaataaaaaattgtcttaTACATGGCAACTCAACTGGAACTGTTTTTAAACTTTACAACTGTTAGGTGAAACCAAATCTCGACGTCCTACAAGTCAATAAGGAGGTATAAACAGTAGAtacagaaatttcaattttggtaTCTAAGTCTATAATTTGctcaatttttgaaagataaactTGTTATTTCAGAAGTTTcagacattatttttttactgatGTAGCAATCTTCACCAGTCAAGTAAAAtttaattggaattttaatcatccatagattttattttaaaatttggtcaAGTGTAATATTTCTTAATAAGCTCTTTTGAGCTGTCTTAACTCCATCTGAAGCTCAATTTGTCCTCGTACCTTTCAACAGCTACTGGGTTTTATCATTTTGCAActttaaaaagtattcattCATGTTTGACTCACTTAAAAGCAAGGGTGGAAATTAATGTCTAAAAATGTCCCCTAATTTA from Diorhabda sublineata isolate icDioSubl1.1 chromosome 5, icDioSubl1.1, whole genome shotgun sequence encodes the following:
- the LOC130444434 gene encoding splicing factor YJU2 yields the protein MSERKVLNKYYPPDFDPSKIPRMKLPKNRQYTVRLMAPFNMRCATCGEYIYKGKKFNARKEDVENQDYLGIRIYRFYIKCTRCLQEISFKTDPKNTDYEIEAGATRNFMALKLAEEQALREEEEAKEEEASNPMKLLENRTKQSKNEIELLESLEELKDLNKRQQVVDYDTMLLAYDTTISEREREERLQQLDEEYIKSVKFSNSKRKLVVEEEIIEDDQLEAKVSKTIENEKERTNSSISCTWAKNGSNASSLVKKKSLMGLIKIGKNGEAVQESKLEKDYKQKSTKDSIGGGLSLLSTYSDSENSDDVDV